The region GGGCCTTTTATAGCAAGGGGTCTTCTTTAGTCAGGTAGTTCTTCACGTAATCTTCAACCGCTTTTTCCAGAGGCCATTTCGGAGCACTCATTCCTGACTTACTCCACTTATCCGTTTTAGCTTCAGTGTAGTACTGATACTGACCACGGATATTCTCTGGCATTTCGATCCAATTAATTTTCATCTCTTTACCCATGGATGTGAAGGTGGCTTTTGCCAAATCCAACCAGGTACGAGGTTTTCCAAAACCCATGTTGTAAACGCCGTTTGTAGGTTTTTTCTCCATCAATTCGGCCATCCAACCTGTTACGTCTTTCACGTAAACGAAATCACGCATGAATTCGCCATCTTTGTATTTAGGGTTTGCAGATTTGAACAGGCCCAAAGTTCCAGTATCCTTGATCTGGTTGTAAGCTTTGAAAACGATGGAAGCCATGTTTTCTTTTTTGAATTCGTTGGGTCCAAAGACGTTAAAGAATTTCAAACCATACCAGTGTGGTGGCGTTTGGGTCGTTGGTTGTTTCAAAGCCCAACGATCAAACAAAACTTTCGATTCACCGTATAGGTTCAATGGCTTTAGTAACTCTGGGTCCGTCGTATCGTCGAAACCAAGTTCGCCGGCGCCATAAGTCGCAGCACTGGAAGCATAGATCATGTTCTTTTGATGTTTCGTACACCATTCGAAAATGCGTTGAGTGTAGTAGGTGTTGTTTTCCCAAAGGAATTCTTTATTCGTTTCCGTTGTGGAAGAACAAGCGCCCATGTGGATGATCCAGGAAACTTTCTTTTTAGCTTCGTCAGTTTCAAGGAAAGGCCAAAGTTCGTCTTTAAGCAGAAATTTACTGAAAACGCGTTTACGAAGAAGGTTGCGTTCCTGAAGATCGACCGAATCCACGGCAATAATATCTTGGAACCCTTTTTCGTTGAGTTGCCATACCATCACACTGCCAATAAAACCATTTGCGCCAGTTACAATAATCATAGTGAATTCACCCTATTACAGCCCTTTGCGATACACAAGAAAAAGCCCTTGTGGAAGCTCTGTCCAAACCTGCAAATAGTTCAAAAATAGGGCCTTGGAAACCAACCAATTGCAACTGGGGCGGCATAGACGTTGCTTTGGTGAATCCCATTCGTACCTGTCGGGAGGCATGGGGTGTTATTGAGTTCGCGTCAGTTTTTCTTAGCATCTTTGAGTGTGGCGGTTTTAGGGGGCAGTCTCCTGTGGGCCCGTCATCACCAAAAGCCCACCGGGGCTCCTGTGAAATCAGCTGATAGCTATTGGGCTGAGACCGGTTTGGAATCTGCGGCTCTGGAAGATCTTTTAGACTCACAAACATGCTCTAGTTCTGAGCGTTACTTCTTAGCTTGTGCAAATGCAGTCGTGGCTGTCGCCAACCGTTACAACGTCACGATTGATCAGCAAGGGAATATCGTTCCCGCCAAAGACGGTATTTCCCAAGACCTTTCCACAGAGAAAAAACAATTGGCTGTGTGGAAGCAGTTCTTTAACGAACATACCTCGGAGGCGACCAAATTTTCATTCATGAATGTATGGGAAAAGTTGGAATCGAAATATATCCCGTCTTCGCAAAAGTCTTTGATGGTTGGCATGGGATTGAACGGATTTATTTCTGTTTTCCGTGACCCCCATACGTACTTGATGCCGGTTGCGATGTTTAAGGAAGTCGTTTCCCGAGCCGACAGCCGCTTGACGACAGCCGGTGTCCAGGTGGGCCGCCTGAACGGAAACTATGTGATTCGTAAAGTTTTATCGGGCAGTGCTGCTGACCGCGCGGGCCTTAAGCGCGGCGATATTATTCTGGAGATCGACGGCAAAAGTGTTCATCCGCTATTGCAAGCTCGGGTGGCCGAGATGTTAAAGGGCGAAGAGGGTAGCAAGGTCAGTTTGCTTGTTTCCCGTGATGGCGAAACGATTCGTAAGAAATTGCAACGTACAGAAATCGTAGTTCCTACGCTAACTACTCAGGTTATCGATGGGATCAAGCCCATCGCAGTGATTGGTTTAAATAAGTTTGCTAAAGGTTCCTGCGACAGGATGAAAGAAGCTTTAGAAACGGTGAACAAGGCCCATGTTCGTGGTTTGTTATTTGACCTTCGTGACAATCCGGGTGGCCAAATGGAAGAGGCCGCATGTATCACCAGCCTTTTCGTGGGTGGCGATAAGAAGGTTTTTGATATTCGTTATTTGGATCCGTCTAAAAAGGCAGAAGAGTATTTTGGCGGTGAGCCTAAAGTATTTGATAAGCCGATCGCGGTATTGATCAATGCGGGTTCTGCGAGTGCCGCGGAAATCGTAGCGGGTGCTTTACGAGATTTGAATCGTGCAGTGCTTGTCGGTGAAAGAACGTTCGGTAAGGGTTCTTTCCAAGAGGGTGAATACTGGACGCAGAATAAAAAGATCGCGTTATTTGAAACTAAAGGTTTTTACTATTTGCCATCAGGTCGCTCGACGCAGATGAAAGGGTTGGAGCCAGATGTGGCGGTGAACTTCGATCAAATCTCTGTTGACCGGGAAGAAGATCAGTTCATCAATCCGCTGATGGCGCCGGAACGTCATGTACGTTCACTGAAGAATTTAATCTCCAGCAAGGAATGCTTGGATACAGAAGATGGAGCTTCGAACGAAGATGTTCAATTGAAGAGAGCTCGTCAAATTTTATTCTGTTCTAAAGCAATTGCTGGGGTGAATTAATGATTAC is a window of Bdellovibrio sp. SKB1291214 DNA encoding:
- the rfaD gene encoding ADP-glyceromanno-heptose 6-epimerase, which translates into the protein MIIVTGANGFIGSVMVWQLNEKGFQDIIAVDSVDLQERNLLRKRVFSKFLLKDELWPFLETDEAKKKVSWIIHMGACSSTTETNKEFLWENNTYYTQRIFEWCTKHQKNMIYASSAATYGAGELGFDDTTDPELLKPLNLYGESKVLFDRWALKQPTTQTPPHWYGLKFFNVFGPNEFKKENMASIVFKAYNQIKDTGTLGLFKSANPKYKDGEFMRDFVYVKDVTGWMAELMEKKPTNGVYNMGFGKPRTWLDLAKATFTSMGKEMKINWIEMPENIRGQYQYYTEAKTDKWSKSGMSAPKWPLEKAVEDYVKNYLTKEDPLL
- a CDS encoding S41 family peptidase codes for the protein MLLSSRQFFLASLSVAVLGGSLLWARHHQKPTGAPVKSADSYWAETGLESAALEDLLDSQTCSSSERYFLACANAVVAVANRYNVTIDQQGNIVPAKDGISQDLSTEKKQLAVWKQFFNEHTSEATKFSFMNVWEKLESKYIPSSQKSLMVGMGLNGFISVFRDPHTYLMPVAMFKEVVSRADSRLTTAGVQVGRLNGNYVIRKVLSGSAADRAGLKRGDIILEIDGKSVHPLLQARVAEMLKGEEGSKVSLLVSRDGETIRKKLQRTEIVVPTLTTQVIDGIKPIAVIGLNKFAKGSCDRMKEALETVNKAHVRGLLFDLRDNPGGQMEEAACITSLFVGGDKKVFDIRYLDPSKKAEEYFGGEPKVFDKPIAVLINAGSASAAEIVAGALRDLNRAVLVGERTFGKGSFQEGEYWTQNKKIALFETKGFYYLPSGRSTQMKGLEPDVAVNFDQISVDREEDQFINPLMAPERHVRSLKNLISSKECLDTEDGASNEDVQLKRARQILFCSKAIAGVN